In the Sulfitobacter pacificus genome, one interval contains:
- a CDS encoding glutamine-synthetase adenylyltransferase — MTLSLASLITRIPRIFDQDRARDALALVPDAPAEVRDLVAGAAACAPYLLSLLEKESAWLGQAVEDPAKAVQAVIDGAAALPYSEVGDGLRRGKRRLALMTALCDLGGAWSLEQVTGALTDYADAACGAALRAGLAPQIARGKLPGMSEDDLADAGGMVVLAMGKMGARELNYSSDIDLICLFDETRFEVDDFHAARTAFVRATRAMSGTLSDLTGAGYVFRTDLRLRPDPAVTPVCMAMEAAERYYESLGRTWERAAYIKARPCAGDLDAGARFIKTLRPFIWRRHLDFAAIQDAHDMRLAIREHKGLGGPITLPGHNMKLGRGGIREIEFFTQTRQLIAGGRDPELRGRGTCANLEILAQKNWIPTEVAQSLTDHYRAHRTVEHRLQMVRDAQTHDLPQSKEGFARLAAMMDLEVPDLEADLHRRLSDVHETTEGFFAGTQSKAKATGEAHRFDMQVLDRWHSYPAFRSERGAEIFERLKPDLLARLAHAAKPDEALLAFDGFLERLPAGVQLFSLLNANPQLADLLIDVVSTSPALAKHLSRNAAVFDAVIGGDFFSDWPGEAGLREALSTVLAQEPSYEAQLDGTRRWAREWHFRIGVHLLRGLTNAETAGLQYADLARAVLGALWPVVTDEFATRYGPSPGRGAVLLGMGSLGAGRLNATSDLDLLVIYDPLDQDVSEGKRSLPSRTYYARLTQAMITAMTAPMSQGKLYEIDMRLRPSGNQGPVATSLASFESYQKTQAWVWEHLALTRASVVAGPEALGADVDLMCAQVLALSSPQEKVVAEVADMRDRIAASKAVAGPWDAKIGPGRLQDIELFAQSGALIAGRAAHRILDGIEAALAKGLIDDAGAQTLRRAYDACWQLQCAGKLLSPDALDTGALGQAGAAFLARALGCDTLDEVEAQMEQKCTAAAAVITAALAGPEGVA; from the coding sequence ATGACACTTTCCCTTGCCTCTCTAATCACCCGCATTCCACGTATCTTTGATCAAGATCGCGCCCGCGATGCCTTGGCCTTGGTCCCAGATGCCCCGGCAGAGGTACGTGACCTTGTGGCGGGGGCAGCCGCCTGCGCGCCCTATCTGCTGAGCCTGCTGGAAAAAGAATCCGCATGGTTGGGGCAAGCGGTCGAGGATCCTGCAAAAGCGGTGCAGGCGGTGATCGACGGGGCGGCGGCACTCCCTTATTCGGAGGTTGGTGATGGTCTGCGCCGTGGCAAACGCCGATTGGCGCTGATGACGGCGCTATGTGATCTGGGTGGGGCATGGTCGCTGGAACAGGTGACGGGTGCCTTGACGGATTATGCTGACGCGGCCTGTGGCGCGGCCTTGCGTGCGGGGCTGGCCCCGCAAATTGCGCGCGGGAAATTGCCCGGCATGAGCGAGGATGATCTGGCGGATGCAGGTGGCATGGTGGTGCTTGCCATGGGCAAGATGGGCGCGCGCGAGCTGAACTATTCCTCAGACATCGATCTGATCTGCCTGTTTGATGAGACCCGTTTCGAGGTGGATGATTTCCACGCCGCCCGCACCGCATTTGTCCGCGCCACCCGCGCGATGAGCGGCACGTTAAGCGATCTTACCGGCGCGGGGTATGTTTTCCGCACCGACCTGCGCCTGCGTCCTGATCCGGCTGTCACCCCGGTCTGTATGGCGATGGAGGCCGCGGAGCGGTATTATGAGAGTCTGGGGCGGACATGGGAACGTGCGGCCTATATCAAGGCGCGGCCCTGCGCCGGAGATCTGGATGCGGGGGCGCGGTTTATCAAAACCTTGCGCCCCTTTATCTGGCGGCGCCATCTGGATTTTGCCGCGATTCAGGATGCCCATGACATGCGTCTTGCGATCCGCGAACACAAGGGGCTGGGCGGGCCGATCACCCTGCCGGGGCATAATATGAAACTGGGGCGCGGCGGCATTCGCGAGATCGAGTTTTTCACCCAGACACGCCAGTTGATTGCCGGCGGGCGCGACCCGGAGCTGCGTGGCCGGGGCACCTGTGCCAACCTTGAGATTCTGGCGCAGAAGAACTGGATCCCGACGGAAGTGGCGCAAAGTCTGACCGATCATTACCGCGCCCACCGTACGGTCGAACACCGCTTGCAAATGGTACGCGATGCCCAGACCCACGACCTGCCGCAGTCCAAAGAGGGTTTTGCCCGATTGGCGGCGATGATGGATTTGGAAGTGCCCGATCTTGAGGCCGATCTGCACCGCCGCCTGTCCGATGTACACGAAACCACCGAAGGGTTTTTCGCCGGCACCCAGAGCAAAGCCAAAGCCACCGGCGAAGCGCATCGTTTTGACATGCAGGTGCTGGACCGCTGGCACAGCTATCCTGCTTTCCGTTCTGAACGTGGTGCCGAGATATTTGAACGCCTGAAACCTGATCTGCTGGCACGATTGGCCCATGCGGCGAAACCGGATGAGGCGCTGCTGGCTTTTGACGGCTTCCTTGAACGCCTGCCGGCAGGGGTGCAGCTTTTCTCGCTGCTGAACGCCAACCCGCAACTGGCGGATCTGCTGATTGACGTGGTCAGTACCTCACCGGCACTGGCAAAACACCTGTCGCGCAATGCCGCTGTATTCGATGCGGTGATTGGTGGTGATTTCTTCAGCGACTGGCCCGGAGAGGCGGGGCTGCGCGAGGCGCTAAGCACTGTGCTCGCGCAGGAACCCAGTTACGAGGCACAATTGGACGGCACCCGCCGATGGGCGCGTGAATGGCATTTCCGCATTGGCGTGCATCTGCTGCGTGGGTTGACCAATGCCGAAACTGCGGGGCTGCAATATGCCGATCTGGCGCGCGCTGTACTCGGCGCGCTCTGGCCGGTGGTGACGGATGAGTTCGCCACCCGCTACGGGCCGTCACCCGGGCGGGGGGCGGTGCTGCTGGGCATGGGGTCGCTGGGGGCAGGGCGATTGAATGCCACTTCGGATCTGGACCTGCTGGTGATCTATGATCCGCTGGATCAAGATGTTTCGGAGGGGAAACGTTCGCTGCCTTCGCGCACCTATTATGCGCGGCTGACACAGGCGATGATCACTGCCATGACCGCGCCGATGTCACAGGGGAAACTCTATGAAATCGACATGCGCTTGCGCCCGTCCGGCAATCAGGGACCAGTGGCGACCAGCTTGGCCAGCTTTGAAAGCTATCAGAAAACCCAGGCTTGGGTCTGGGAACATCTGGCCCTGACCCGTGCCAGTGTTGTGGCCGGACCCGAGGCATTGGGCGCAGATGTTGACCTGATGTGTGCACAGGTACTGGCGCTTTCCAGCCCGCAGGAAAAGGTTGTGGCAGAAGTGGCCGACATGCGCGACAGGATTGCAGCCAGCAAGGCCGTGGCGGGGCCGTGGGACGCCAAAATCGGACCGGGCCGGTTACAGGACATCGAGTTGTTTGCCCAATCCGGTGCGCTGATTGCAGGACGTGCGGCGCATCGTATTCTGGACGGCATCGAGGCGGCTTTGGCCAAAGGGCTGATCGATGACGCCGGGGCGCAAACCCTGCGCCGTGCCTATGATGCTTGCTGGCAATTGCAATGCGCGGGAAAGCTGTTATCCCCCGACGCGCTGGATACCGGGGCGCTAGGGCAGGCAGGCGCTGCGTTTCTGGCCCGCGCCCTTGGTTGCGACACATTGGACGAGGTCGAGGCGCAAATGGAACAGAAATGCACCGCTGCAGCTGCTGTAATCACCGCTGCATTGGCAGGGCCCGAAGGAGTAGCATGA
- a CDS encoding vWA domain-containing protein, translating to MFLPFFDQLRAHKVPVSMREFLAFLDGMAAGIATYDVEAFYYLARVAMVKDERNIDKFDRAFAAAFKGLENISLDDVLEAVEIPKDWLEKMAEKHLSPEEKAEIEAAGGFDKLMETLKKRLEEQKGRHQGGNKWVGTAGTSPFGAYGYNPEGVRIGQNESRHQRAVKVWDKREFKNLDDTVELGTRNIKVALKRLRRWARDGAEEELDLGGTIRATAEHGYLDVKTRPERRNAVKVLLFLDIGGSMDPHVKVVEELFSAAKSEFKHMEHFYFHNCLYEGVWKDNRRRWDQQLETHEILRTYGPDYKCIFVGDASMSPYEIAYPGGANEHWNAEAGSTWLARARDQWTSNLWINPVPEKYWPYTQSIAMIQEIFGPQAMVPMTLEGLSRGIKELTR from the coding sequence ATGTTTTTACCCTTCTTTGATCAGCTGCGCGCCCATAAGGTGCCGGTCTCCATGCGCGAGTTTCTGGCGTTTCTCGACGGCATGGCCGCTGGCATCGCCACCTATGATGTCGAGGCTTTCTATTACCTCGCCCGTGTTGCAATGGTCAAAGACGAACGCAATATCGACAAGTTCGACAGAGCCTTTGCAGCCGCCTTTAAAGGCTTGGAAAACATCAGCTTGGACGACGTTCTTGAAGCGGTTGAAATCCCCAAGGACTGGCTGGAAAAGATGGCTGAAAAGCATCTTTCACCCGAAGAGAAAGCAGAGATCGAAGCCGCCGGTGGTTTTGACAAGCTGATGGAGACGCTGAAAAAGCGGCTTGAGGAGCAAAAAGGTCGGCATCAGGGTGGCAACAAATGGGTCGGCACCGCGGGCACCTCGCCTTTTGGTGCTTATGGCTATAACCCCGAAGGGGTGCGGATCGGCCAGAATGAATCGCGCCATCAGCGGGCGGTGAAAGTCTGGGACAAACGTGAATTCAAGAACCTGGATGACACAGTTGAACTTGGCACGCGCAACATCAAGGTTGCCCTGAAACGCCTGCGCCGCTGGGCGCGCGATGGGGCCGAAGAAGAGCTGGACCTTGGCGGCACCATCCGCGCCACTGCCGAACATGGTTATCTTGATGTGAAAACCCGCCCCGAGCGGCGCAATGCCGTCAAGGTATTGTTGTTCCTCGATATTGGCGGCTCCATGGATCCGCATGTGAAGGTGGTAGAGGAATTGTTTTCGGCCGCGAAATCCGAATTCAAACATATGGAACACTTCTATTTCCACAATTGCCTTTATGAGGGCGTGTGGAAAGACAACCGCCGCCGCTGGGACCAGCAATTGGAAACCCACGAAATTTTGCGCACCTATGGACCTGATTACAAATGTATTTTCGTAGGTGATGCATCTATGTCTCCATATGAGATTGCCTATCCCGGTGGGGCCAATGAACATTGGAACGCCGAAGCGGGATCAACATGGCTGGCACGCGCAAGGGATCAATGGACCAGCAATCTGTGGATCAACCCGGTGCCCGAGAAATACTGGCCCTACACCCAGTCCATCGCCATGATCCAAGAGATTTTCGGCCCGCAAGCCATGGTGCCGATGACCCTTGAAGGTCTTTCGCGCGGCATCAAAGAGTTAACGCGCTGA
- a CDS encoding sensor histidine kinase: protein MSASELDGTPVIGLLSKASRVVYETSFVPMLALNGKVDGASLDLIAKDGSKVPVLLSAETTGSGKECRTTIAFLLADARRAFERDLAKARAEAEAQLLLTQREGKLREQFVAILGHDLLNPVASISSSVGMLARESLSETGQEIVELTQGSVKRMSLLIHNILDFARNRLGGGIELNMSDEAVLETEVRQVVNELRAANTDREIQLDISLQGTVRCDGPRVGQLLSNLLGNALTYGDPEHPIFVNLNTIDEGAFELGVRNAGAPIPPSAMERLFDPFMRSTNHGDQMGLGLGLYIASEIAKAHGGKLEVSSNDDWTTFTLVVPPGGIDGQTDSGQGETAIGGT, encoded by the coding sequence ATGAGCGCTTCAGAGTTGGACGGGACCCCTGTCATCGGTCTGCTGAGCAAGGCCAGCAGGGTTGTCTATGAAACCAGTTTCGTGCCCATGCTGGCGCTGAACGGGAAAGTAGACGGGGCAAGCCTTGACCTCATTGCCAAAGACGGCAGCAAGGTTCCTGTATTGTTAAGTGCCGAAACCACAGGTTCGGGCAAAGAATGCAGGACCACCATCGCCTTTTTGCTGGCCGACGCGCGGCGCGCTTTCGAACGCGACCTCGCCAAGGCGCGTGCGGAGGCGGAAGCACAGCTGTTGTTGACGCAGCGCGAGGGGAAGCTGCGCGAGCAGTTTGTCGCGATCTTGGGCCATGATCTGCTTAACCCGGTCGCTTCCATATCTTCCTCCGTGGGGATGCTTGCGCGAGAATCGCTTAGTGAGACGGGCCAGGAGATTGTTGAGCTGACGCAGGGTTCGGTGAAACGCATGTCACTGTTGATCCATAATATTCTTGATTTCGCACGCAATCGTCTGGGAGGGGGCATCGAGTTGAATATGTCTGACGAAGCGGTCCTGGAAACCGAGGTCAGGCAGGTCGTGAACGAATTGCGCGCGGCCAATACGGATCGTGAGATCCAGCTCGATATCTCTTTACAGGGCACGGTCAGATGTGATGGTCCACGTGTCGGACAGCTTTTGTCCAACCTGCTGGGAAATGCGCTGACCTATGGTGATCCTGAGCACCCCATTTTCGTGAATTTGAACACGATAGATGAAGGTGCCTTCGAGCTTGGCGTGAGAAATGCTGGCGCGCCGATACCGCCATCGGCCATGGAGCGGCTGTTTGATCCCTTTATGCGCAGCACCAACCACGGGGATCAAATGGGCCTGGGCCTGGGGCTCTATATCGCCTCTGAAATCGCCAAGGCGCATGGTGGCAAGCTGGAAGTCAGCTCCAACGATGACTGGACCACATTCACGCTGGTGGTCCCACCGGGAGGGATCGACGGTCAAACCGACAGCGGTCAAGGCGAGACTGCCATCGGCGGGACGTGA
- a CDS encoding alpha/beta fold hydrolase: protein MLFAHGFGCDQTMWRHVVPSFESSHKVVAFDYIGAGGSNPNAYDPDKYSTLGGYAEDVVRIGKELDIRDGIFVGHSVSAMIGALATIQEPEMFSTLIMVSPSPRYIDDEDYIGGFSPDDIEELLASLDDNPLAWSAALAPAIVANADRPEHGQELTESFCKLDPKIASGFARATFTSDNRADLPKITARTLVLQCKEDIIAPEHVGEYVRDQIPNSKLLMLDATGHCPNLTAPDQVIAAIRDFV from the coding sequence ATGCTCTTTGCGCATGGCTTTGGCTGTGATCAGACAATGTGGCGCCATGTGGTGCCGTCTTTCGAATCCTCGCATAAGGTTGTGGCATTCGACTATATCGGTGCTGGCGGATCCAACCCCAATGCCTATGACCCGGACAAGTACTCTACACTTGGGGGATATGCTGAGGATGTGGTCAGAATCGGCAAAGAACTTGATATACGCGACGGTATATTTGTCGGTCATTCCGTCAGCGCCATGATTGGCGCTCTGGCGACGATACAAGAGCCTGAAATGTTCAGCACCCTGATCATGGTCAGCCCTTCACCACGCTACATCGATGATGAGGATTATATTGGCGGGTTCAGCCCTGACGACATCGAAGAGCTTCTGGCCTCGCTCGACGATAATCCCCTTGCATGGTCTGCGGCGCTCGCCCCTGCTATCGTGGCCAATGCAGACCGCCCTGAGCATGGGCAAGAGTTGACCGAGAGTTTCTGCAAACTTGACCCGAAAATCGCTTCGGGCTTTGCACGGGCGACATTTACATCAGACAATCGTGCCGACCTGCCTAAGATCACCGCAAGAACACTTGTGCTGCAATGCAAGGAAGACATCATCGCCCCTGAACATGTGGGGGAATACGTCCGCGATCAGATCCCGAACAGCAAGCTGCTGATGCTCGACGCAACCGGTCACTGTCCGAACCTCACCGCACCTGATCAGGTGATCGCGGCGATCCGGGATTTCGTTTGA
- a CDS encoding RSP_2647 family RNA methyltransferase: MTAPHTPPANDDPATATATSALPTVRMMPKANARAVRFGAPWVYANEMVVDRRTKNLAPGTLARLEDAERQPLGLVAVNPNSKIIGRMLDADPETVIDQAWFEDKIARALALRSQLFDAPYYRLIHAEADGLPGVIIDRFGDTCVVQPNAAWADLRMEMLSAALVAVTGVGNVLKNAGGRTRTLEGLDDISGVTAGTLPDGPLPVPMNGATYMADLTGGQKTGLFYDQRPNHAFAANMTRGLRVLDVFSHVGGFSLAALAAGAESAMAVDGSAPALELATQGAAAMSMQEKFTVRQGDAFDTLAALRSEGAEFDVVICDPPSFAPSKKALEAGLRAYERIARLAAPLVAENGILGLCSCSHAADLAAFRTASVRGIGRAGRRGILLHTGFAGADHPQLPQLAESGYLKSLFFRL; the protein is encoded by the coding sequence ATGACAGCGCCCCACACCCCACCCGCAAACGATGATCCTGCAACCGCCACGGCGACAAGCGCCTTGCCGACCGTTCGGATGATGCCCAAGGCCAATGCCCGTGCCGTCCGGTTCGGCGCACCATGGGTCTATGCCAATGAAATGGTCGTGGATCGGCGCACCAAGAACCTTGCCCCCGGCACGCTGGCCCGTCTGGAAGACGCGGAACGCCAGCCGCTGGGGCTGGTCGCGGTGAACCCCAATTCCAAGATCATTGGTCGGATGCTGGATGCAGATCCAGAAACCGTGATTGACCAGGCGTGGTTTGAGGACAAGATTGCCCGTGCCCTTGCCCTGCGCTCGCAGCTGTTTGATGCACCTTATTATCGCCTGATCCATGCCGAGGCCGACGGTCTGCCCGGTGTGATCATCGACCGTTTCGGGGATACCTGCGTGGTGCAACCCAATGCTGCCTGGGCCGATCTGAGGATGGAAATGCTCAGTGCGGCGCTGGTTGCCGTGACCGGCGTGGGCAATGTGCTGAAAAATGCGGGCGGGCGCACCCGCACCCTAGAAGGTTTGGATGATATATCCGGGGTGACCGCAGGAACCCTGCCGGATGGCCCGTTGCCGGTGCCGATGAACGGCGCGACATATATGGCTGATCTGACCGGCGGCCAGAAAACCGGCCTGTTTTATGATCAACGCCCTAACCACGCCTTTGCGGCAAATATGACGCGGGGCCTGCGGGTGCTGGATGTGTTTTCCCATGTTGGAGGGTTTTCATTGGCTGCCCTTGCGGCGGGTGCTGAAAGCGCAATGGCCGTTGACGGCTCTGCCCCGGCGCTGGAACTGGCCACCCAAGGGGCGGCCGCCATGTCGATGCAGGAGAAATTCACCGTGCGTCAGGGCGACGCCTTTGACACGCTGGCCGCGCTGCGCAGCGAAGGCGCTGAGTTTGATGTGGTGATCTGTGATCCACCGTCCTTTGCCCCATCCAAAAAGGCACTGGAAGCAGGGCTGCGGGCCTATGAACGCATTGCCCGTCTGGCCGCGCCTCTGGTTGCGGAAAACGGTATTCTGGGCCTGTGTTCCTGTTCACATGCTGCGGATCTGGCGGCGTTCCGCACCGCCTCTGTACGCGGTATCGGACGGGCAGGGCGGCGTGGCATCCTGCTGCACACCGGCTTTGCCGGGGCGGACCATCCACAACTGCCGCAACTGGCCGAAAGCGGTTACCTCAAATCGCTGTTCTTCCGCCTCTGA
- a CDS encoding M48 family metalloprotease, with protein sequence MIRVLPILLAVAYGFAMYRFSAWRTARELDARSTVLADPALKDMSDRLARALDLPRINVHIYEIEPVNGLAAPDGRIFITRGFYNKFRKGEVTAEELASVIAHELGHVALGHSRRRMIDFSGQNALRTALAMVLGRFIPFAGIWIANMLTTLLAARLSRSDEYEADAYAAALLSKAGIGVAPQISLFEKLEALTQSNSGTAPAWLLSHPKTDERIRALQMLQKRWDS encoded by the coding sequence ATGATCCGTGTCCTTCCCATCTTGCTCGCAGTGGCCTACGGCTTTGCAATGTATCGCTTTTCGGCGTGGCGCACGGCACGGGAACTGGATGCGCGTTCCACCGTGCTGGCCGATCCTGCACTTAAAGACATGAGCGACCGGTTGGCCCGCGCTTTGGATCTGCCACGGATCAATGTCCATATTTATGAAATTGAACCGGTGAACGGGCTGGCGGCACCAGACGGGCGGATCTTTATCACCCGTGGGTTCTACAACAAATTCCGCAAAGGCGAGGTCACAGCGGAAGAGCTGGCCAGCGTGATTGCACATGAGCTGGGCCATGTGGCTCTGGGCCATTCGCGCCGCCGGATGATTGATTTCTCTGGACAAAACGCGTTGCGCACTGCCTTGGCGATGGTGCTGGGGCGGTTCATTCCTTTTGCCGGGATCTGGATCGCTAATATGCTGACAACCTTGCTGGCCGCCCGCCTGTCACGCAGTGATGAATATGAGGCAGACGCCTATGCCGCCGCCCTACTCAGCAAAGCCGGAATCGGCGTCGCTCCGCAGATATCCTTGTTTGAAAAGCTCGAGGCGTTGACCCAATCCAATTCCGGCACCGCCCCTGCATGGTTGCTCAGTCACCCCAAGACGGATGAGCGGATCAGGGCACTGCAAATGCTGCAAAAACGCTGGGACAGCTGA
- a CDS encoding RSP_2648 family PIN domain-containing protein has translation MAPRILIDACVLYPTVMREVVMGAAKAGLFQPIWSERILEEWARAAIKLGPMGEMQARSEIAMLRAGWPAAERPAAPQVAQRLWLPDEDDIHVLAVAVDASADMVMTLNAKDFPRDLLAEQDLIRVDPDSYLHQLWQDHPQLIAQAAEDVLATARNLSGKHWELRALLKKARLPRLAKALSPPRQS, from the coding sequence ATGGCACCGCGTATCCTGATCGACGCTTGCGTTTTATACCCGACGGTAATGCGCGAAGTGGTGATGGGCGCGGCCAAGGCAGGGCTGTTTCAGCCGATCTGGTCCGAAAGGATACTGGAAGAATGGGCCCGCGCGGCGATCAAGCTGGGCCCGATGGGCGAAATGCAGGCGCGAAGCGAAATTGCCATGCTGCGCGCCGGATGGCCCGCCGCCGAACGTCCTGCCGCGCCGCAAGTTGCACAGCGCCTGTGGCTGCCGGATGAAGACGACATTCACGTTTTGGCCGTGGCGGTCGATGCCAGTGCCGACATGGTCATGACCTTGAATGCCAAGGATTTTCCCCGTGATCTTCTGGCCGAACAAGACCTGATCCGCGTCGATCCCGACAGCTATCTGCACCAGCTTTGGCAGGACCACCCGCAGCTGATTGCGCAAGCGGCTGAGGATGTGCTGGCCACGGCCCGCAACCTGTCCGGCAAGCATTGGGAACTACGTGCCTTGCTCAAAAAAGCACGGCTGCCCCGATTGGCCAAAGCCCTGTCCCCGCCGCGTCAATCCTGA
- a CDS encoding apolipoprotein acyltransferase, which translates to MIVIGLGIIGVLWGGYTARKRGGNRKDMAQYAAGFAMAFMVVGMVLTVLLDRFLLTA; encoded by the coding sequence ATGATCGTTATCGGTCTAGGAATTATCGGTGTGTTATGGGGCGGGTATACTGCCCGTAAACGCGGTGGGAACCGCAAGGATATGGCGCAATATGCCGCCGGATTCGCCATGGCATTTATGGTTGTCGGTATGGTGCTGACGGTTCTGCTGGACCGGTTTCTGCTGACTGCCTGA
- a CDS encoding DUF6778 family protein, with product MLNFRFDRKRCAKLALGAALVGSLAACGNKPDIASRNLSKDVIPGTATTVAAATPQSQKNLRSTAQLPMTVTAININVPRSLTVSEANLYYPKADIVWRGELIGDRHAQIEQIFDTAFRAGTADLSGPTGVILDAEVVRFHSVTEKARYSVGGVHNMIFKLTVRRASTGEALGPTRLVRADLPAFGGKEAIDADRAGQTQKVRVTNFLSQAIRHELARFVAA from the coding sequence ATGTTGAATTTTAGGTTCGATCGGAAACGCTGCGCAAAACTCGCTTTGGGTGCGGCACTTGTGGGTTCACTGGCCGCCTGTGGCAACAAGCCCGATATCGCCAGCCGCAATCTATCAAAGGATGTGATTCCCGGTACTGCCACAACCGTCGCTGCCGCGACACCACAGTCACAGAAAAACCTACGCTCAACGGCGCAATTGCCCATGACCGTTACAGCGATCAATATCAATGTGCCACGTTCGCTGACCGTGTCCGAGGCCAACCTCTATTACCCAAAAGCGGATATCGTCTGGCGCGGCGAATTGATCGGTGATCGTCATGCGCAAATTGAACAGATTTTCGATACCGCCTTTCGCGCCGGCACCGCTGATCTCTCCGGTCCGACCGGTGTGATTTTGGATGCTGAAGTGGTGCGCTTCCATTCCGTGACAGAAAAAGCCCGTTATTCGGTGGGTGGCGTGCATAACATGATCTTCAAACTGACCGTGCGCCGCGCCTCTACAGGCGAGGCGCTGGGACCGACCCGTCTGGTCAGAGCGGACCTTCCAGCTTTCGGCGGCAAGGAAGCCATTGATGCAGACCGTGCAGGGCAGACACAGAAGGTACGCGTGACCAATTTCCTGTCTCAGGCGATCCGCCATGAATTGGCGCGGTTTGTCGCGGCCTAG
- a CDS encoding YbaK/EbsC family protein, with protein MSKSLKRVRTALETAGLITDIRETALSRTAQDAADALGCQVDQIAKSIILRGETSGEALLFITAGGQTVDLDAAAALAGEPLGKADAALIRAQTGFAIGGVSPIGHVNETRKWFDRSLLAFDIVWAAAGTPHHVFALAPQKMALLAQAEVADFITA; from the coding sequence ATGAGCAAGAGTTTAAAACGTGTCCGCACCGCCCTCGAAACTGCCGGATTGATCACGGATATCCGCGAGACCGCCTTGTCGCGCACCGCACAGGATGCCGCGGATGCGCTGGGGTGTCAGGTCGACCAGATTGCCAAATCGATCATTTTACGGGGGGAAACGTCAGGCGAGGCGCTGTTGTTTATTACGGCTGGTGGGCAAACCGTTGATCTGGATGCTGCTGCCGCCCTTGCGGGGGAGCCGTTGGGCAAGGCGGATGCGGCGTTGATAAGGGCACAGACTGGCTTTGCCATTGGCGGTGTTTCTCCCATTGGTCATGTGAACGAAACCCGAAAATGGTTTGACCGGTCACTGCTGGCCTTTGACATCGTATGGGCCGCCGCCGGGACGCCGCACCATGTATTCGCGTTGGCACCGCAAAAAATGGCATTGCTTGCACAGGCGGAAGTGGCGGATTTTATTACCGCCTAG